The Dendropsophus ebraccatus isolate aDenEbr1 chromosome 6, aDenEbr1.pat, whole genome shotgun sequence nucleotide sequence tgtgtggaaagatggtggaggtgtgtggagagatggtggaggtgtgtggagagatggtggcagtgtgtggagagatggtggaggtgtgtggagagatgtggaggtgtgtggagagatgtggtggtgtgtggagagatggtggaggtgtgtggagagatgtggaggtgtgtggagagatggtggtgtgtagagagatggtcgGGCTCATATCTTGGTCTTTCACTATGTGTGGGgcgctggtgggcactgtgatcctgaGATCCTTTTCCCCAATGGAGCTTGAGtctttccctccctgtcagctggTGAGCCTTCTGCTTTAGGTATCTAGGCTGGGCCATAAGCCACTACTTGCGGTTCCTATAAGTATTCAAAGATCCTTGTTCAACTTCCCCCTCCCAGAAAGAGTTGAAGCTACCTCTGCTACCCAGTATACTCAAGTCCACCTGCTTAGGGTTCCTGTCCTGAGGATTCCCACTAACAGTAGAGAAGTACCTTGTGTTTCTGTAGATACTCCTGCAGAACTCTCTCTTTCACTTCCAGCTTTTTTCCTTCTGTGGTTCAGTTTCTCCTCTttctcctttatctccttccccttaGTCAGCACCAGACAGGCTTGTTTGGCCGCCTCACAGAGGAGCCACCAGCCGCACTGAAGTATGACTGGACTGAACTCCACTTCCTGTAGTAGCTGGGGGTTTGTGTAGAGCCTATTAGCAAGCTCCACCTACCTTCTAGCAAGTTCTAAGTttgccctctaatgatgagatatTGCTAACTCCGCCCCCTAATAATGACATAACTATTGCTGACTctgccctctaatgatgagatatTGCTGACTCCGCCTTTTAATGATGAGATCTTGCTGACTCTGCCATCTAATGATGAAATAAATCCattgaccccaccctctaatgatgagctattgctgaccccgccctctaatgatgagatatTGCTGACCCCACCCTGTAATAATGAGATAGCtattgctgaccccgccctctaatgagatAGCTATTACTGACCCTGCCTCTAATGATAAGCTAGCTATTACTGACCCTGCCTTCTAATGATGACATAGCTATCActgaccctgccctctaatgatGAAATAATTCAATTGACCTGCCCTCTAATGAGATGAATCAATTGACCCCGCCCTTTATTGAGATGACTTTCTTAACCCCGCCCTCTATTGAGAGGACTTTCTTAACCCCGCCCTCTATTAAGATGACTTTATTGACCCCGCCCTCTTTTGAGATTATGATCGAAAAGACAACAAAGCTGACAAATCTTTggagaaaatataatttttttttatgaatattcTTAAACCTTTCGGCCCTCAGGACGGCCGCTGTGACCTTGTAGTAACTTTTCATGGATCTCCAGGTTCTGCGCTCTCTGAAGAAGACGCCATTTCAGGCTCATTCTGGAGACATTTTCACGTTTGATGCCAATGGAGACGTTTCTGCATCATATGACGTTGTGACCATCCAGATCCTTAATGGAAACTTCCAGCTGATGACGGTGGGCTCATTTACTCCCGGGGCTGTATCAGGCCATACGCTTCTCATTAATAGCAGCCAGATTCTTTGGAATGACAAGTTCTCCCAGGTAGGATTTATGGATAAGTGATTGGCTGTTACGGATAAGATAGGTCAGTGATGGAGAATCTATGGGACATGTGCCGGAGGAGTCACacagagctccccctgctggtacaCATTACAGGACTGTGGCAATTTCTCACTGCTGGCATGTTGATATATCTTGCCATCCAGGGAAACAGATCAGGGTTTGCATTCTATGTCCGTGTCAGCCGTGGTTCACGGACAGAACACAGGACATGTGTATTAAGCCAAAGAGTTAAGTGGTGACCACCTGCTAAGAGTTAAGTGGTGATCCCTTAACTCTCCTGAAGTAAGACGCACCCACCTGTATCACCCTCCCCCATTCTGGGCTGAGGGCTCTGGGCCCGGCCCAGTGAGGGAGGGGGTTAGGTAGCGATGCACAGCATTCATACTTAACCCTTTTGGGGTCAGACAGTAGATTAGTAGAACACCTGTCAGAATGATGGGAGTTCTGCTCCTCTTTAACACTTAGCCCTCCTGGCCCCTGCCTGTAGAGCGGCCACTAGAGGTCATCTGAAGGTCCAGCCAGGAGCCAGGAGGGGTGAGTGTTAATGCTAAAAGGCTGTTTTCCCAcaatgcattttttaaaatataaatgcaGCATGGGAACACCTTCCACCGTGGCCAGCGTATATGCTGCAAACTTCAGACGCTAGTGCAGACGGGAACGGCACCCTCATTTcctaacatgttttttttcttatttctctcGTCTTCTCTCTTATTTTAAAAGATAAATTATCACtgtcactaccccccccccccatattattacaggaagaaaaaaaaaaggacaaatttggtcagctctcctagaacaccattcacactaggcaggagcacgttgctatggctgaagttgcaaacacccaaacacagaaaaatgcaacagctcaccgcaatgctgagatacagacccactacagacatgaaaatagttaaaagcagcccccccaaccgccaaaaaaaacttccataaaaataatgaggctcttggttaccacttgaaaatggcgtaaactgccccaccacgttacggtggcctcacgctcgggacagtcctacactgtactatggcctctccatgggatgaaatacgcctatgctctgggcatgcaagatccgtctaataccagcaaaagtaattacaccacctgggtgggacaggtggagtgcacgaccaagtagaggcagccactcccccatctggaacacaggaaaaaaaaaagggacaaatttggtcagctttgtcctttttttccccctgtgttccagatgggggagtggctgcctctacttggtcgtgcagtccacctgtcccacccaggtggtgtaattacttttgctggtattagacggatcttgcatgcccagagcataggcgtatttcatcccatggagaggccatagtacagtgtaggactgtcccgattgtgaggccaccgtaacgtggtggggcagtttacgtcattttcaagtggtaaccaagagcctcattatttttatggaagttttttttggaagttggggggggctgcttttaactattttcatgtctgtagtgggtctgtatcttgccattgcggtgagctgtgcCATATTATTACCTTGGTACCCACCGCCACAAGAAGAGTCAGGTATCAGCACAACCCAAAGTATGAAGGAAATGGTGCTCTGGTTCGtaggcagtagcaggctggtattattagacgGTTATTATACGGTTattaaacgggggggggggggagggttacatgctgttttcttttttaactaaACAGTACGGTGTCCCCAGTGAGACCAAACCCCCTCTGTTTTATAAAcagccagtttaaaaaaaaaaaaaaaacacagccgcaGCAGCCTATATGAAACATTTCCCTCCAATCTGGATGGTTGCCATTTCAGAACTTTACAAAAACTGGTTCTGAGCGAACCTAAACTTCACTAATAAAACCTGTGTGGTATCCACAATCCAAGGCGGCAGCCATTAGTCACACCAAGGCTGGCTTTTGTTGGGAGACATGGTCCTGCATTGGATGGCAGGCACTTTAAGGTTCTCTTATCCTTTGCTGCTGCATTTGGCATTTATAACCAGTGTAGACCTCCGGCTAGGACTCTTAAAAGCCCCATATAACACCGGACGGTCACCTAGGAGTGTAGCTAAGTAATTTTCATCAGTTTTTAGGCCAATGACTTTTCCCAATCCATCCAAAGTGACGCCATTTTAGAAAGTAGCAAGAGGATTGGTGCCCTAGAAAGTGCACAAAAGTGATGCAAAACCCTCTTTTTGCTGCTTTTCACAACCACTAGTGTACCATAATGATGAAAGCCGTCACACTTATCCTCAATCATTGTGTGTGCCCTCCCCTCCATCTGTACTGATCAATATCCAATAAAGAGATCTTCTCCTAACATCTGCTGTCTCCATAATACCAGCTGAAGCTCTATGTCCGGGCTTTCATGGTGGCTCTGATCTCCCTCTTCTGCCTCCTGATTGGCTGGGAGAGCTGTTTGCAAGGCATTATGGGCCCTAAGGTTATGTcattcttcctccttctcctttctACCCACACTATTCTAGCAGCACCACCTGAGGACCGCATTATCAGAACTTTTAGAAAACTTCAGAGCGACACGCTTGATGGATGCAGTTTGCTCATATTTACTTCTGTCGGGGACCAATGTTTTCTCTACATCTCACTGCTGTCTCTATACACAGGTCCCAGAGTCCGTGTGCAGTAACAGCTGTGGTCCCGGCTCCAGGAGGGTCACCAGACTAGGACAACCACCCTGCTGTTTTGACTGTGTCCCGTGCTCAGCTGGAGAGATATCTAATAGTACAGGTCAGTAGTTACTTTATTAGACCCATGCCCTTTCATTATTCGAGTCACATTTCTTTGTATCAGACTCAGTGTGAATCCACATTAGATGGAAAAATCCAGTGATCAGACTTTGGGTGAGGCCTGGTCATCATCACTAGATTGCATATGCAAAAGAATACTGCAGacacaccatcatgtgtctcgacgtcagtgaactagccatacCTTCCTTtgagaaggaacaaccaagccaaggaatgtctccaattaaggaaaccacctaagcaaggtatccatccggggtttttgcccctcatcagtgtggagtaggtttctggctagtgggagcaatgactaggggcaatgttctagaatacactgacgttgagacatgtgatggtgtctctgcggtgttttggttgatctccctgagctcaaccagcgtccttttgcatcaTCACTAGATTAGCCAGGACCAGGATCTTGCTGCCAACTTTGGGGGTTATTCTCAAGCAACTTTGCTGGGAGTATATGAagaaagtagtgacagagaaacaAAATATCCTGAGGATGAAAACAACTTATTGTTGAGGGAATCAGAGGAGGATGCCAGGAACCATCCTAGTCAACAGGTGGAGTACTGTCAGGAGTACAAGGCTTGTGTCTGACTAACATgcccagatctctatagagaaacatggctggtcagatggatccagatctctatggagaaacatggccggtcagatggatccagatctctgtgaagaaacatggccggtcagatgcatccagatctctgtggagaaacatggccggtcagatgcatccagatctctgtggagaaacatggccggtcagatggatccagatccctgtggagaaacatggccggtcagatggatccagatccctgtggagaaacatggccggtcagatggatccagatctctgtggagaaacatggccggtcagatggattcagatctctgtggagaaacatggccggtcagatggatccagatctctgttaagaaacatggccggtcagatggatccagatctctgttaaGAAACATGGCCtttcagatgaatccagatctctgtggagaaacatggctggtcagatgaatccagatatCTGTGGGGAATCTGGCACAGGCATTATGAATTGATTAACCCTGACGGTCAGGTGTTCCAGCTGGTGGAGAAAGTGTAATGGTGGGGGGAATTTTTTCTTAGTGCACTCTGGCTCCTCTCTTACCTGTGGATGGATGTTTGGTCAACAGGACTTGTCTAAGCATTGTGACTGACCAAGTTCATTCCTTCATCCACAAGGGTGATATAGTCATGGTTTGGGTCCAGGTCCAGTTTTCCTTGCTTTCCCGGCCTCCACAGTCAGTCCACAGATGTTATTTCTAAAGAGCATCCCTGAGGGATGTGCAGAGCATGTTAGGACCTCTATCTAATGTGTGATTAGTAGGAAGTCTATCCGTGTACTCAATAGGGGTCTCTAATAAAGTGTCCATTTGTGTAGGTGGAGGTTGTAATGTATAATACATTTAGAGCCACTCACTGGGTAGGTTAGATATTTTTCACGACTCATCTGCGTATCACATCTTTCTTTTGACTGGTACTATAGTCAAGACCCAATTCCCATCTTATAAGGCCATGAATGTTGCAATAAGCAGATTCTGTTTGTAACATTACATAAAGTAAACCAGAACAATCACATTTTAAACTACTGTCTGTAAAGAAGGTTATCGCACATGGGAAATaataactgccccccccccccaaacatagtATCACTTCTctaacagtaaagaatatagagagttccacagtctcactgctcttacagtaaataatcCCTGTCTGTGCTGACGGTGAAACCTTTTTTCCTCTGGACGtacaggatgcccccttgtcatgataacaggcctaggtgtaaaaagatcagtATAAAGATACCTGCTCTGGCGCCCACCTATAGACAGCTGGTTAGAGTACTTGTCCTTTGTACGCACAGAGTAGGGTACTGACTAGAAACCAAACTCCAGCTAATCTACATATGCCATAACTAACATAGGCTTTGTTGTTTAGATGCGGTCATGTGCTTCAGATGTCCCCGAGACCAGTGGTCAAATGAAGATCGAAACAGATGTGTCCCGAAAACCATAGAATTCTTGTCCTATCAAGAACCACTAGGACGTATTCTGCTGTCGATGGCCTCCATATTTTCTTCTTTGGGTTTAACTGTTTTACTGACTTTCATTAGGTTTAAAGACACGCCAATCATCAAAGCCACCAACCGGGAGCTCAGCTACATCTTACTGACGTCCCTCATTCTCTGCTTCCTCTGCTGCTTGGTCTTCATCGGTCAGCCATCTACGGTTACCTGCCTCCTGAGACAGACCTTCTTCAGTGTGGTCTTCTCCATCAGCATCTCCTCAGTCCTGGCTAAGACTATCATGGTAATCCTGGCATTTAAAGCCACCAGACTGAACAGTCCTCTGAGGAGATGGTTGGGTCCTATAATCCCACGTCACGTTGTGGGAATCTGCTCCGGGCTTCAGATTCTAATCTGTTCTGTTTGGCTTTACAAGTCTCCCCCTTTCCCGGCACTGAACACTCAGATAGAAAACCATAAGATAATATTTGAGTGTAATGAGGGACATAAGTTATTCTTCTACATGACTTTAGGGTTCATGGGCTTCTTGGCCACAGTAAGTTTCTTTGTGGCCTTTCTGGCAAGGAACCTTCCAGGCAGCTACAACGAGGCCAAACtgatcaccttcagcatgctgatCTTCTGCTGTGTCTGGATCTCCTTcatcccggcctatctgagcaCCAGTGGTAAATATACTGTCGCCGTCCAGGTATTTGCTATCTTGGCCTCCAGTGCTGGACTTCTGGGTTGCATCTTTCTCCCCAAATGTTACATCATTCTTCTGAGGCCGGAGAAGAACAGACGCGAGTGCCTCGGAGGAAACACAGCTTTTGGACATGTTAGACTGTAATAACCAATGTAGGCCGCAACCTCTGTGGTTGAGACTCCGATCCTAAAAAGCAAACTCTAACATTAATGGTGTTATGTTCTGATACAGTCAATAATGTATCTGTGGCTTTAAAGCGAGCACCTCACACCTTCTGGGTCTTTGAGGTTCTGCTCTTGATATCAGCCATGTAATATATAACTCGGGTGGCTACTTATCTGGGTGCTGTAAGTTGCTGCTTAAATGTTACTGTATTAAAATACATTCTGATTTCTTGCATCACTTTAGTGAATTTGAGTGCAGAGGGTTAATATTTCTGGGCATCTTCTGTGTAAGGATAGAGGACCTTGGTCACATGATGCCTTCCAGCCAATGAGAGAGTGGCTAGTCCTTCTCTCAGGTTAACAAGGGATGACCTAAGTCTGCATGAGTCTTGCCCAGTGCGCCCCAGGCCAGAAGAGGGCGCACACCTCCAGCTACTGCTCCTGCTGGTGACAAGTTTCCAGTATGAAAAATTAAGCTAAGTTATGACTATACCTGTTGGGTCCTTGGTGCAGTCCTCAGTCTGTAAAGTACAACCAAtactgtgcttttggccatgaaCTTGCATTTCTTCTGTGTCTTATTTGCGTTTGCCTGAGCTCACCTACTACACCCATCTCTCCTCTGCTGGGTTCCTTCTGGTCACAGTTTGACATTTGGCTTCTCCATTCTCCCTTGCAGTTTCCATGTGTGTTTGATCCAATCGCATAGTGAACCGGATCCCTGGTGTCCTATAAAGTGTATCAGTGCCTGCTACCACTATCTGGCTATTACGTCTAGGTTATCTAGTCAGCTCGGTGTACCCTGTCTTCCTTCTGTGAATGTTTTCTGGCTTTCCCTGACCTGATCTGTACCTTCACTATTCGGGttttctgcctgccctgacctttctGCTTTATGACCCTTGTTCTCTGAATTTCGATTTTATGCCTTTGCTGCCTGATACTTGGGACCTCGGCCTATTGACCTCTCTTActtttttgtctgtcttgtctgcgccggagcatgacgtcacccggaccgcacgtccagccaatcagtaagggggCGTGCGGCCTGGGTGATGTCATGCCCCGCCGACCCTCAGGTAAGAGTACTCTCAgcgggtgatagtggtgtgtggtggagagctgggggtgatagtggtgtgtgggggagggctgggggtgataatgGTGtgtggggagggctgggggtgatagtggtgtgtgggggagggttgggggtgatagttctgtgtgtgggggagggctgggggtgatagtggtgtgtggtggagagctgggggtgatagttctgtgtgtgggggagagctgggggtgatagtggtgtgtgggggagagctgggggtgatagttctgtgtgtgggggagggctgggggtgatagtagtgtgtgggggagagctgggagtgatagtggtgtgtgggggagggctgggggtggtagtggtgtgt carries:
- the LOC138795368 gene encoding extracellular calcium-sensing receptor-like, with the protein product MDPFTQPGDVLIGGLFLVYSGYEFSQPSFHDWPQPVSCNGFHIRYYRDVLGLIFAINEINNSPDLLPNVTIGFTLVHSCMSELRAIGGAMSLMSGTGNPVPCYDCRKTLVMAGIIGDMVSALSLPIARILGIQSYPQISYGASSSALSDKVNFPSFLRTVPNNMFQHIALSQLINQFGWTWVGMVIVDNDVGELGGRVIRAEVEKSGSCVAFAEKIHLSYSKRQVLRVVDVIRESSVNIIILHSTEPHVKFLLDAMYDEGVTGKIFISSASFTITPGLFSKKAWKVLNGTIGLMPNTGQMPGFETFLQSLHPSLYHSHPFIKPFWETAFNCTWKNGEFNKNTTDVETQGSLCSQDEDLKMIPSLFETFDLSYTYHAYLAVYAYAHALHALLLCPSRENHQPCGNVTSIQPWKVLRSLKKTPFQAHSGDIFTFDANGDVSASYDVVTIQILNGNFQLMTVGSFTPGAVSGHTLLINSSQILWNDKFSQVPESVCSNSCGPGSRRVTRLGQPPCCFDCVPCSAGEISNSTDAVMCFRCPRDQWSNEDRNRCVPKTIEFLSYQEPLGRILLSMASIFSSLGLTVLLTFIRFKDTPIIKATNRELSYILLTSLILCFLCCLVFIGQPSTVTCLLRQTFFSVVFSISISSVLAKTIMVILAFKATRLNSPLRRWLGPIIPRHVVGICSGLQILICSVWLYKSPPFPALNTQIENHKIIFECNEGHKLFFYMTLGFMGFLATVSFFVAFLARNLPGSYNEAKLITFSMLIFCCVWISFIPAYLSTSGKYTVAVQVFAILASSAGLLGCIFLPKCYIILLRPEKNRRECLGGNTAFGHVRL